In a single window of the Vitis vinifera cultivar Pinot Noir 40024 chromosome 6, ASM3070453v1 genome:
- the LOC100261934 gene encoding cytochrome P450 94C1: MEYYSEASSWLHFMYTTFCFFFFAFTFFFSVFAFLVFILRLRPCCDCDVCRSYLSGSWKMEFDNLSDWYTHLLRKSPSRTIHVHVLGNIITANPENVEYMLKTRFDNYPKGKPFSAILGDLLGRGIFNVDGDSWKFQRKMASLELGSVSIRTFAFEIVTSEIKNRLIPLMSSIAGRSEAILDLQDVLRRFSFDNICRFSFGLDPGCLQLSLPMSEFAEAFDLASKLSAERAMTASPLIWKMKRLLNIGSERKLKEAIKMVDELAHELIKQRRTAGFSTQRDLLSRFMCSVSDDQYLRDIVISFLLAGRDTVASALTSFFWLLSQHPEVVSAIREESDRIMGQTEEQASFEQMREMHYLQASVYESMRLFPPIQFDSKFSLQEDVLPDGTFVRKGTRVTFHPYAMGRMEKAWGPDCLEFKPERWLKNGEFMAENPFKYPVFQAGPRVCLGKEMAVVQMKSVALALVRRFDIQDAVPSRAQRFAPGLTATVRGGFQVRVHERRQHQ, encoded by the coding sequence ATGGAATACTACAGTGAAGCTTCCTCCTGGTTGCACTTTATGTATACTActttctgcttcttcttctttgctttCACCTTCTTCTTCTCTGTGTTTGCTTTCTTGGTTTTCATCTTGAGGTTGAGGCCCTGTTGTGATTGTGATGTTTGCCGGAGCTACCTGTCGGGTAGCTGGAAGATGGAGTTTGATAATCTCTCAGATTGGTACACTCATCTTCTGAGGAAGTCTCCCAGCAGGACCATTCATGTTCACGTGCTCGGCAACATCATCACTGCAAATCCTGAAAACGTTGAGTACATGCTCAAGACCAGGTTTGACAATTACCCGAAAGGGAAGCCTTTCTCGGCCATCTTGGGTGATCTGTTGGGCAGAGGTATTTTCAATGTTGACGGTGACTCCTGGAAGTTTCAGAGGAAAATGGCGAGTCTGGAGCTCGGGAGTGTTTCTATAAGGACATTTGCATTCGAGATCGTTACGTCAGAGATCAAGAATAGGCTGATTCCTCTGATGTCATCGATTGCCGGTAGAAGCGAAGCCATTCTGGATCTACAGGATGTGCTTCGGCGGTTCTCGTTCGACAACATTTGCCGGTTCTCCTTCGGGTTAGACCCCGGTTGCCTCCAATTATCTTTGCCCATGTCGGAATTCGCTGAGGCCTTTGATCTTGCATCCAAGTTATCAGCTGAGCGAGCAATGACGGCATCGCCTTTGATCTGGAAGATGAAGCGGCTGCTGAATATAGGATCAGAGAGGAAGCTCAAGGAAGCCATTAAAATGGTGGATGAGCTAGCACAtgagttgataaagcaaaggcgCACAGCAGGCTTCTCAACCCAGAGAGACCTTCTCTCGAGGTTCATGTGTTCAGTCTCCGACGACCAGTACCTTCGAGACATCGTCATTAGCTTCCTTCTAGCCGGCCGCGATACGGTAGCATCCGCTCTCACCAGCTTCTTCTGGTTGCTGTCACAGCATCCGGAAGTGGTGTCTGCAATTCGGGAAGAATCGGATCGAATCATGGGGCAAACTGAAGAACAAGCAAGCTTCGAACAAATGCGGGAGATGCACTACTTGCAAGCGTCGGTATATGAGAGCATGAGGCTCTTTCCACCCATTCAATTCGACTCAAAGTTCTCACTGCAAGAAGATGTTCTACCCGATGGAACATTTGTCCGGAAAGGTACAAGGGTCACTTTTCATCCCTATGCAATGGGGCGTATGGAGAAAGCATGGGGCCCAGACTGCCTCGAATTCAAGCCAGAGAGGTGGTTAAAGAACGGAGAGTTCATGGCTGAGAACCCTTTCAAGTACCCAGTATTTCAAGCTGGGCCCAGAGTTTGTCTGGGCAAGGAAATGGCAGTGGTGCAGATGAAAAGCGTTGCTTTAGCACTAGTCCGGCGCTTCGATATCCAGGATGCAGTGCCAAGCCGGGCTCAGCGCTTTGCTCCCGGCCTCACAGCCACCGTGAGAGGTGGTTTCCAAGTCAGAGTTCATGAGAGAAGGCAGCACCAATAG